The Impatiens glandulifera chromosome 3, dImpGla2.1, whole genome shotgun sequence genome contains a region encoding:
- the LOC124930278 gene encoding AT-hook motif nuclear-localized protein 17-like produces MKGQYGDANDHHHPNLFGKLHQINRLQHHSLSLPIQPDFLLAGRRPTRDSQTSEEADSRSSPPTSNLIKTTNNNCSVTVGDGASIEVVRRPRGRPPGSKNKSKPAVSVNNEPEPGSMSPYILELPGGCDVVSSVNRFCRRRNTGLCVLTGSGVVANVTIRQPSTSASAVTFQGRFDVLSLSATILPPSADAVMAGAAANGFTISLGGPQGQVIGGMVVGPLLAAGTVYLIAASFNNPSFHRLPLEEEEAIENSATGGTSGSGEDGNQQQHKQTAAAAAESCGMSMFSPHLGSSDVIWVPTARQPPPRY; encoded by the coding sequence atgAAAGGGCAATATGGAGATGCTAacgatcatcatcatccaaatCTATTTGGAAAGCTCCATCAAATCAACCGTCTCCAGCACCACTCACTCTCTCTCCCAATCCAGCCGGACTTTCTTCTCGCCGGCCGGCGACCCACCAGAGATTCCCAAACCTCCGAGGAAGCCGACAGTCGCAGCAGTCCCCCCACATCCAATTTAATCAAAACAACCAACAACAATTGCAGCGTCACCGTCGGCGACGGCGCCTCAATCGAGGTCGTCCGGCGACCACGCGGTCGCCCGCCCGGATCCAAGAATAAGTCGAAGCCAGCAGTTTCCGTCAACAACGAACCGGAACCCGGATCCATGAGTCCGTATATTCTAGAACTTCCAGGCGGATGCGACGTCGTTTCGTCGGTAAATCGTTTCTGTCGACGTAGAAATACGGGTCTTTGCGTTCTTACGGGTTCGGGTGTTGTGGCGAACGTGACAATCCGACAGCCTTCTACCTCGGCGTCTGCGGTTACCTTCCAAGGACGATTCGATGTTTTATCTTTGTCGGCTACGATATTGCCGCCGTCGGCGGATGCAGTAATGGCCGGAGCGGCGGCAAACGGGTTTACGATTTCATTGGGAGGACCACAGGGGCAAGTAATTGGAGGGATGGTGGTGGGACCACTACTGGCGGCCGGAACAGTTTATCTGATCGCGGCGTCGTTTAATAATCCTTCGTTTCATAGGTTACcgttggaggaggaggaggcgaTTGAGAATTCGGCGACGGGAGGGACTTCCGGCAGCGGTGAAGATGGAAATCAGCAGCAGCATAAGCagacggcggcggcggcggcggagtCATGTGGGATGTCTATGTTTAGTCCACATTTAGGGTCGTCCGATGTGATTTGGGTCCCCACCGCCAGGCAGCCGCCTCCCCgctattga
- the LOC124928920 gene encoding ubiquitin carboxyl-terminal hydrolase 17-like produces the protein MLVGRDIGFSYPVLFFSLIGPLFFFFLRRRWQRYVARKEEINRLLILAAEEAARVELEFTADYYTSSVPSFIPPPQQQPQPPTPTPPPQQYICAVCSAPTKTRCARCKAVRYCSSKCQIVHWRQRHKDECHTFTIHDDTDNGFEDAEKESKHLEYENGINNIGTEDDSHTKSDGHFPEDLSSHLDLSSEDSSLNDESEVDCIAPGEGIDSHFESLSEHDSKSNVLDNAKSSCVADVEKVKLSLSERTYVNDTVNHLNSPPNSIKHKSRVINQNSQNISSKSVGSFKSDFCKSPLSDPSVPSTDFWDGTIKAGRARLDAQGDSAQSKSSRDSGIDADEESVLNRSHGDGNCGIDDIDAHENSAQYRSSRDDNCSINDSIPPPSSSFNLHKSRASNIRKDDSNTSTPGISMTTKIRGRTILPEATQGNSSNTNNLQSSTSLRTSKTGSVGSFTEGKNQVLSPLVSESGGSKNTLARDAPLLSSIRTSSVQDAKPMQSDGSSSVPASSHFTDHSPNVNNGLRASVLKVVEQPPKSSRHYLAGRYDNKALFPYDQFVKLYNWKKVELQPCGLMNCGNSCYANVVLQCLAFTPPLTAYFLQGIHSKACVNKEWCFICEFESLIMKAKGGISPVSPIGILSQIQNIGSHMGNGKQEDAHEFLRYAIEKMQSVFLKENGANTSGCLEETTLIGLTFGGYLRSKIKCMKCGVKSERHERMMDLTVEIEGNIGTLEEALGRFTATEVLDGENKYHCSRCKSYEKARKRLTVYEAPNILTITLKRFQSGKYGKLNKSIKFPETLNLAPCMSRTSDKSPVYMLYGVVVHLDTMNATFSGHYVCYIKNVQNKWFKIDDSNVKTVDRESVLTKGAYMLLYARCSPRAPRLVRNPCIPHEIRNLKCPSKHVLNKQGRKSRILYPVHGSSQPMLSSIHDEDSSSDNASSLFSEECSCSTESSNVDSTVSDDIFEQFLTDVGCHVNNLWKHSSDSDSSSSSSSSSPSPLYARYPYHDASPISNPESGKSSRELGSSCREPDSERIGRVNDGVPLRRSIRERKNG, from the exons ATGCTTGTCGGAAGGGATATAGGGTTTTCGTACCCGGTCCTGTTTTTTTCTCTCATCGGTccactcttctttttctttctacGCCGGCGATGGCAACGTTATGTCGCTAGAAAAGAAGAGATCAATAGGCTTTTGATTTTGGCGGCAGAGGAGGCGGCAAGGGTTGAACTTGAGTTCACTGCAGACTACTACACTAGTTCAGTTCCATCGTTTATTCCACCGCCACAGCAACAGCCACAGCCACCAACACCGACACCGCCGCCGCAGCAGTACATATGTGCTGTGTGTTCCGCCCCCACCAAAACTCGCTGTGCCAGATGCAAGGCTGTTCGTTACTG CTCAAGCAAGTGTCAAATCGTTCATTGGAGACAACGCCACAAGGATGAATGCCATACTTTTACCATTCATGATGACACTGATAATGGATTTGAAGATGCCGAGAAAGAATCAAAGCACCTAGAATATGAGAATGGCATAAACAACATTGGAACAGAAGATGATTCACATACAAAGTCTGATGGACACTTTCCTGAAGATCTATCCTCTCATTTGGATTTATCTTCAGAGGACTCCTCTCTAAATGATGAATCTGAAGTTGACTGTATTGCTCCTGGGGAAGGAATTGATTCTCATTTTGAGAGCTTATCTGAACATGACTCCAAAAGTAATGTCTTGGACAATGCTAAGAGTAGTTGTGTTGCTGATGTTGAAAAGGTTAAACTATCATTATCAGAGAGGACCTATGTTAATGACACtgtaaatcatttaaatagtcCTCCAAATTCGATCAAACACAAATCAAGAGTCATTAATCAGAATAGCCAGAACATATCATCCAAATCTGTGGGTTCCTTTAAAAGCGACTTCTGTAAATCCCCGCTCTCGGACCCTTCAGTACCTTCTACTGATTTCTGGGATGGAACCATCAAGGCCGGTCGTGCCAGACTTGATGCTCAAGGAGATTCGGCTCAATCCAAATCAAGTAGAGATTCTGGCATTGATGCTGATGAAGAATCTGTTCTAAACAGGTCACATGGAGATGGCAATTGTGGCATTGATGATATTGATGCTCATGAAAACTCTGCTCAATATAGGTCAAGTAGAGATGACAACTGTAGCATTAATGATTCGATACCCCCTCCAAGTTCTTCTTTCAACTTGCATAAGAGTAGGGCTTCTAATATCAGGAAAGACGATTCTAATACTTCTACTCCAGGAATTTCCATGACAACCAAAATTAGGGGCAGGACTATTTTACCTGAAGCTACGCAGGGGAACTCTTCTAACACCAATAACTTGCAATCATCCACTAGTCTTCGTACTTCCAAGACTGGTAGTGTAGGGTCATTCACCGAAGGGAAAAATCAGGTACTAAGTCCATTGGTTTCTGAATCTGGTGGCAGTAAAAATACTTTGGCTAGAGATGCTCCTCTTTTATCCAGCATCAGAACAAGTTCAGTTCAGGATGCAAAGCCTATGCAATCAGATGGTTCCAGCTCTGTTCCTGCTAGTTCACATTTCACAGATCATTCTCCTAATGTTAACAATGGATTGAGAGCCTCAGTTTTGAAAGTTGTTGAACAGCCGCCTAAATCATCAAGACATTATTTAGCTGGGCGATATGATAACAAG GCTTTATTTCCTTATGATCAATTTGTTAAACTTTATAACTGGAAGAAGGTTGAACTACAGCCATGTGGTCTAATGAATTGTGGGAACAG CTGTTATGCTAATGTTGTGCTACAGTGCCTAGCATTTACACCACCCCTGACTGCTTATTTTCTCCAAGGGATTCATTCTAAAGCAT GTGTAAATAAAGAGTGGTGCTTCATCTGTGAGTTTGAAAGTCTCATTATGAAGGCAAAGGGAGGCATTTCTCCTGTGTCTCCTATTGGTATACTATcccaaattcaaaatattggGAGTCATATGGGTAATGGTAAACAAGAAGATGCTCACGAATTTCTAAG GTATGCCATTGAAAAAATGCAATCTGTTTTCCTCAAGGAAAATGGGGCAAATACATCAGGCTGCTTGGAGGAAACAACTCTGATAGGACTTACATTTGGGGGTTACCTTCGGTCAAAG ATCAAATGCATGAAATGTGGAGTTAAATCTGAAAGGCATGAGAGAATGATGGATCTTACTGTTGAGATAGAAGGTAATATTGGAACCCTTGAAGAGGCACTTGGACGGTTTACAGCTACTGAAGTTTTGGATGGTGAAAACAAGTACCATTGCAGCAG ATGTAAATCCTATGAGAAAGCCAGAAAAAGGTTGACAGTGTATGAAGCTCCTAACATTCTCACAATAACATTAAAGCGTTTTCAG tCTGGTAAGTATGGGAAGCTCAACAAGTCAATAAAGTTTCCAGAAACTCTGAATCTTGCCCCGTGCATGAGTCGGACAAGCGATAAGTCACCTGTTTACATGCTCTATGGAGTTGTGGTGCATTTGGACACCATGAATGCAACATTTTCTGGTCATTACGTCTGCTACATAAAAAACGTCCAGAACAAATGGTTCAAGATTGATGACAGCAAT GTTAAAACTGTGGATCGTGAAAGTGTCTTAACAAAGGGGGCATATATGCTTCTGTATGCCAG ATGCTCACCTCGTGCTCCTAGGTTGGTAAGGAATCCATGTATACCACATGAGATAAGAAACTTAAAGTGCCCTTCTAAGCACGTGTTGAACAAGCAAGGACGAAAATCCAGGATCCTTTATCCAGTTCATGGTTCTTCTCAGCCAATGCTTTCTTCAATTCATGACGAGGATTCCTCCAGTGATAATGCTTCATCTCTTTTCTCCGAGGAATGCTCTTGCAGCACTGAGAGCAGCAATGTGGACTCTACAGTCTCGGATGATATATTTGAACAGTTTTTAACCGATGTTGGATGTCATGTGAACAACCTGTGGAAGCATTCATCAGATTCAGACTCATCTTCTTCCTCGTCTTCATCCTCGCCTTCTCCTTTGTACGCCAGGTACCCTTATCATGATGCCAGTCCCATTTCGAATCCTGAATCAGGTAAATCTAGTAGAGAATTAGGTAGTAGTTGTAGGGAGCCCGACTCAGAGAGAATAGGGCGGGTTAACGATGGTGTACCATTGAGAAGATCAATCCGGGAAAGAAAGAATGGGTAA